A stretch of Fulvia fulva chromosome 4, complete sequence DNA encodes these proteins:
- a CDS encoding Tropomyosin-1 has product MDQIKKRMNALRIEADESAAKVEELSSKVKTLEQENLQKEQEITSLQHKNSVLEQEVEKFEKLHGEAKAAADESAQHGSQNDALQRKLQLLEEEAEENDKQLRETNEKLRQTDVKAGHYERKVQALEASRDQWETKYEEMAKKYADTKKELDDFVAEIGNI; this is encoded by the exons ATGGATCAGATCAAGAAG CGTATGAACGCCCTCCGCATTGAGGCCGACGAATCAGCAGCCAAGGTCGAGGAGCTCTCCTCCAAGGTCAAGACACTTGAGCAAGAGAACCTCCAGAAAGAACAAGAGATCACTTCCCTTCAACACAAGAACAGCGTGCTCGAGCAAGAGGTCGAGAAGTTCGAGAAGTTGCACGGCGAAGCTAAGGCTGCAGCGGACGAGAGCGCTCAACATGGCTCCCAGAACGATGCACTGCAGAGGAAGCTGCAACTGCTCGAGGAGGAGGCAGAGGAGAACGACAAGCAATTGAGAGAAACCAACGAGAA GCTCCGCCAAACCGACGTCAAGGCTGGTCACTACGAGCGTAAAGTCCAGGCTCTCGAGGCGTCACGCGACCAGTGGGAGACCAAGTACGAGGAGATGGCCAAGAAATATGCCGACACCAAGAAGGAGCTGGACGACTTTGTTGCTGAGATTGGTAACATCTGA